The Alteripontixanthobacter sp. genome has a window encoding:
- a CDS encoding substrate-binding domain-containing protein: MPKLPEDERSADQPVRVRTITDLAKLAGVSPGTVSRALAGKSLVNAKTREKIETLARDHDFRLNQMASRFRRQKTGVIGVVIPLGHDRRQQISDTFFMTLLGYLADELTDRGYDLMLRRVIPDKDEDWLDRFIGSGMVEGTIVIGQSDQFERIEDAADGYQPMVVWGNHQEGQRHCVVGTDNRLGGKLAAERLIAAGAKNIAFLGSTEPIEFAARFAGAKAVAERMGVSIGVLPTHLNPDRAADEIAEHFARQDHAFDGIFAATDLLAVTCLKELQRLNIPVPESMKLVGFDDLPIASQTQPALTTVKQDIAAGARCLAELLLRRMEGENTESLILPPKLVARQTA, from the coding sequence ATGCCGAAACTGCCAGAAGACGAACGGTCCGCTGACCAGCCTGTGCGTGTGCGGACTATTACCGATTTGGCGAAGCTGGCCGGCGTGTCGCCGGGCACGGTATCCAGGGCGCTTGCGGGCAAGAGCCTGGTCAATGCAAAAACCCGCGAGAAAATCGAGACTCTCGCGCGCGATCACGATTTTCGCCTCAACCAAATGGCGAGTCGCTTCCGCCGCCAGAAAACCGGGGTTATCGGGGTTGTGATTCCCTTGGGTCACGATCGGCGCCAGCAGATTTCCGACACGTTCTTCATGACCTTGCTCGGCTATCTGGCGGACGAACTGACCGATCGCGGCTATGACCTCATGTTGCGCCGCGTCATTCCCGACAAAGACGAAGACTGGCTCGACAGGTTCATCGGATCGGGCATGGTGGAGGGCACCATTGTAATCGGGCAGTCGGACCAGTTCGAGCGGATAGAGGACGCGGCCGATGGCTATCAGCCAATGGTCGTCTGGGGCAACCATCAGGAAGGCCAACGCCATTGTGTTGTCGGCACCGACAACCGTCTCGGCGGAAAGCTGGCGGCCGAACGATTGATCGCTGCCGGGGCGAAGAATATTGCGTTCTTGGGATCGACCGAACCGATAGAATTTGCTGCGCGCTTTGCCGGTGCCAAGGCTGTGGCCGAACGGATGGGAGTTTCCATTGGCGTGCTTCCCACGCACCTCAATCCGGACCGGGCAGCGGACGAGATTGCCGAGCATTTCGCGAGGCAGGATCATGCTTTCGATGGAATTTTCGCCGCCACGGACTTGTTGGCTGTCACTTGCCTCAAGGAACTGCAGAGGCTGAATATTCCTGTTCCCGAAAGCATGAAGCTGGTCGGTTTCGACGATCTCCCGATAGCATCGCAAACTCAGCCCGCTCTTACCACGGTAAAACAAGACATCGCAGCCGGAGCAAGATGCCTCGCTGAGTTGTTATTGCGGCGCATGGAGGGCGAAAACACAGAAAGCCTGATCCTGCCACCCAAACTGGTCGCCCGCCAAACGGCGTGA
- a CDS encoding recombinase family protein, translated as MGQTITAMVDEQRAIDNATYTRKSRRTNARKGYYNGGPVAFGYQTYAAHTDGKKQRMKLKLVPDEAAVVEKVFDWAEQGRGGRSIVKTLNDRGITLRGAKFTNGNLAGIIGREAYTGRYFDKTAEDDGSVPERDDWIEVPCPQIIDRDQFERVAALRVSRSPRQMAPHEAAGTTLLSGLAKCGMPGCSAGMTIGSGTSRSRKKTFLLQMQRTDQHRSALQMSKRQTRKARCRSLQRSGKADTRTGQIGEAPQRSDRSIRRKASGTGAGADPSQRRAYKAANLY; from the coding sequence ATGGGTCAGACCATCACCGCTATGGTCGATGAACAACGCGCAATCGATAATGCGACCTACACTCGGAAGAGCCGCCGCACGAACGCGCGCAAAGGCTATTACAACGGTGGCCCAGTGGCATTCGGCTATCAGACCTATGCCGCTCACACTGACGGCAAGAAACAACGCATGAAGCTGAAGCTCGTGCCAGATGAGGCGGCCGTGGTGGAAAAGGTCTTCGATTGGGCAGAGCAAGGGCGCGGCGGGCGCTCGATCGTCAAAACGCTCAATGATCGCGGAATTACCCTGCGCGGCGCAAAGTTCACCAATGGTAATCTAGCCGGTATCATTGGCCGAGAGGCGTATACAGGTCGGTATTTTGATAAGACGGCAGAGGATGATGGCAGCGTGCCGGAGCGTGACGACTGGATTGAGGTCCCCTGCCCCCAGATCATCGATCGCGACCAGTTCGAGCGTGTCGCCGCTTTGCGGGTATCGCGAAGTCCTAGGCAGATGGCACCGCATGAAGCTGCTGGCACCACGCTTTTGTCAGGACTAGCAAAATGCGGAATGCCTGGATGCAGTGCCGGAATGACCATTGGGTCAGGAACATCCCGATCCAGGAAAAAAACATTTCTACTACAAATGCAACGAACGGACCAACATCGGTCAGCGTTGCAGATGTCCAAACGTCAGACGAGAAAAGCTCGATGCCGCAGTCTTCAGCGCAGTGGAAAAGCGGATACTCGGACCGGGCAGATTGGAGAAGCTCCTCAAAGGAGTGATCGATCTATCCGACGGAAAGCGTCAGGAACTGGAGCAGGAGCTGATCCAAGCCAACGCCGAGCGTACAAGGCGGCGAACCTCTATTGA
- a CDS encoding ROK family protein — translation MENSPMIGGIEAGGTKFVLAVASSPAEILARHEVPTRSPDDTLAEITAWFRGQPPVCAIGIASFGPAVIDPAHEHWGRIGATPKPQWSNFDLAGYFKNEFDVPVGFDTDVNGAALAEDSFGAGRDASSLVYVTVGTGIGGGIVIDGQPVHGAAHPEMGHIFPRRHASDKSFAGSCPAHGDCLEGLACGPAIIERWGKSLSELPDNREALDVIASYLGQLCHSVFAMTAAETIVLGGGVMKTPGLLQRVRDVSKQLDAGYFPGGRRHSIVRPGLQDKSGLIGAVMLGERVALNCA, via the coding sequence ATGGAAAATTCCCCGATGATTGGCGGGATCGAAGCCGGTGGGACCAAATTCGTCCTCGCGGTCGCATCCTCGCCAGCGGAAATCCTCGCACGGCACGAAGTGCCAACGCGGTCACCCGACGACACATTGGCAGAAATTACCGCCTGGTTTCGCGGCCAACCACCGGTCTGTGCAATCGGAATTGCTTCTTTCGGCCCGGCGGTCATCGATCCAGCTCATGAGCACTGGGGCCGGATCGGAGCTACGCCGAAGCCGCAATGGTCGAATTTCGACCTGGCAGGTTACTTCAAAAACGAATTCGACGTTCCCGTGGGTTTCGATACCGATGTAAATGGCGCTGCACTTGCCGAGGATAGCTTTGGCGCGGGCAGGGACGCAAGTTCGCTTGTATATGTCACCGTGGGAACCGGCATTGGCGGCGGGATCGTTATCGACGGCCAGCCTGTCCACGGCGCCGCCCACCCTGAAATGGGCCACATCTTTCCCAGACGCCACGCCTCAGACAAAAGCTTTGCTGGAAGCTGTCCTGCCCACGGCGATTGCCTCGAAGGACTGGCATGCGGCCCGGCGATTATCGAGCGCTGGGGCAAGTCCCTGTCCGAGCTTCCTGATAATCGCGAGGCGCTGGACGTGATTGCATCCTATCTAGGCCAGTTGTGTCATTCGGTATTTGCAATGACTGCGGCCGAGACGATCGTCTTGGGCGGAGGCGTCATGAAAACCCCCGGCTTGCTACAGCGCGTGCGAGATGTGTCCAAGCAGTTGGATGCCGGCTACTTCCCCGGCGGCAGGCGGCATTCGATAGTGCGGCCGGGCCTCCAGGACAAATCTGGATTGATCGGCGCCGTCATGCTGGGGGAAAGGGTCGCGCTCAATTGCGCATGA
- a CDS encoding MFS transporter codes for MQTATKPRLSLLRIIEMNIGFFGLQFSFGLQQANMGPIYGFLGAEESTMPLLWLAGPMTGLIVQPIIGAMSDRTNTRYGRRTPYFLIGAIICSLSLLAMPYSSTLWMAASLLWILDAGNNITMEPYRAYVADRLVPDQRSIGFLTQSAFTGLAQTLSYLAPTLLTAFVAKDVLDENGIPVIVKMAFIIGAILSISTIVWSVWRVPEIPMTEVEKAELDTKPMTISATAAEIVSAIHEMPKAMRQLSLAMLCQWYAMFAYWQYITFAVGRSLYDTSDPSSAAFREATLTTQQAGALYNFIAFLGALLLIPIVRKLGARLVHAVCLTASGTAMLMIPGVETTAALFVLMLGIGIGWAGMMGNTYVMLADVIPPERNGIYMGIFNMFIVIPMLIQTLTMPLFYEPLLGGDPRNVLLLGGALMIVGAIATMFVEAGKPVPKAMQPQAS; via the coding sequence ATGCAAACCGCCACAAAACCGCGGCTTTCGCTGCTCCGAATCATCGAAATGAACATCGGCTTTTTCGGGCTGCAGTTCAGTTTCGGACTCCAGCAAGCCAACATGGGGCCGATCTACGGTTTCCTGGGCGCGGAAGAATCCACCATGCCCCTATTGTGGCTGGCCGGTCCGATGACCGGCCTGATCGTTCAGCCGATCATTGGCGCGATGAGCGACCGGACCAACACCCGTTACGGCAGGCGCACGCCGTATTTTCTGATCGGTGCTATCATCTGCTCGCTCAGCCTGCTGGCGATGCCCTACTCGAGCACGCTCTGGATGGCGGCGAGCCTGCTATGGATCCTCGATGCGGGCAACAATATCACGATGGAACCATATCGCGCCTATGTCGCCGATCGGCTGGTTCCAGATCAACGGTCGATTGGCTTCCTTACGCAAAGTGCGTTCACCGGCCTCGCCCAGACGCTTTCCTATCTGGCGCCGACGTTGCTAACCGCATTCGTCGCCAAGGATGTGCTCGATGAAAACGGTATCCCGGTGATCGTCAAGATGGCCTTCATTATCGGGGCGATCCTTTCGATCAGCACTATCGTGTGGTCCGTATGGCGCGTTCCCGAAATTCCCATGACCGAGGTGGAAAAGGCAGAACTCGACACGAAACCCATGACTATTTCGGCCACTGCAGCCGAAATAGTCAGCGCCATCCACGAAATGCCGAAGGCGATGCGCCAGCTCTCGCTGGCCATGCTCTGCCAGTGGTACGCGATGTTCGCCTATTGGCAGTATATCACCTTCGCAGTCGGCCGGTCGCTGTACGATACGTCCGATCCCTCGAGCGCCGCCTTTCGCGAAGCCACGCTGACGACGCAGCAGGCGGGTGCACTGTATAATTTCATTGCCTTCCTCGGCGCGCTGCTATTGATCCCGATCGTGCGAAAGCTGGGCGCGCGGCTGGTCCATGCCGTCTGCCTCACGGCTTCCGGGACCGCGATGCTCATGATCCCCGGCGTGGAAACCACCGCTGCGCTGTTTGTGCTGATGCTGGGGATCGGGATTGGCTGGGCCGGCATGATGGGTAACACCTATGTCATGCTGGCCGACGTGATCCCGCCGGAACGCAACGGAATCTACATGGGCATCTTCAACATGTTCATTGTTATACCGATGCTCATCCAGACGCTCACCATGCCGCTATTCTACGAACCGCTATTAGGCGGTGATCCGCGCAATGTCCTGTTGCTGGGTGGCGCGCTGATGATAGTGGGGGCGATCGCGACGATGTTTGTCGAAGCCGGAAAGCCAGTGCCGAAAGCGATGCAACCGCAGGCGAGCTAG
- a CDS encoding integrase arm-type DNA-binding domain-containing protein: MPLKDPEIRAFKPLDKPFKRADAKGLYVEVFPNGSKLWRFKYRIAGKEKRLALGAYPEVSLAEARKRRDEARSKVDADRDPALERKRRKALAKVSANDSFERIAEEYIAKMAKEGRADSTLLKARWFLSLLAPAIGKMAISEVDPQLLLAALKKLEAKGNYETAKKTRSFASRVFRFAVATGRAKADPAMLLQGALISPKAKHYAAILEPAKLGELLHAIEDYSGSPICKLALQIAPHVFVRPGMLRHADWSEIDLGEKVWRIPAGKMKARKPHSVPLSNQVVALLVELRALTGPKGFALPAVHTSLRPMSENTLNAAFRRMGFTKEEISAHGLRSTASTLLNESGQWNPDAIERALAHGFSDAVRGAYHRGEHWPERVKMAQWWSDYLDQIRKGGAVVSLELERTKAAV; encoded by the coding sequence ATGCCGCTTAAAGACCCAGAAATCCGTGCTTTCAAGCCGCTCGATAAGCCTTTCAAACGGGCCGACGCGAAAGGCTTGTATGTCGAAGTTTTTCCGAATGGCTCCAAGCTTTGGCGGTTTAAGTATCGGATAGCCGGGAAGGAAAAACGGCTGGCATTGGGGGCATACCCTGAAGTCAGTTTGGCAGAGGCGCGCAAGCGTCGCGATGAAGCACGGTCTAAAGTAGATGCCGATAGAGATCCCGCGTTGGAGCGAAAACGCCGCAAGGCATTGGCGAAAGTTAGTGCCAATGACAGCTTCGAGCGGATCGCCGAAGAATACATTGCCAAGATGGCGAAAGAGGGCAGGGCGGACAGCACACTGCTGAAAGCGCGATGGTTCCTTTCTCTGTTAGCCCCGGCAATCGGAAAGATGGCCATTAGCGAGGTCGATCCGCAGCTATTGCTCGCAGCGCTGAAAAAGCTGGAAGCCAAAGGAAATTACGAAACTGCGAAGAAGACTAGGAGCTTCGCCAGCCGCGTATTCCGCTTTGCGGTTGCAACAGGACGCGCGAAAGCCGATCCGGCGATGTTGCTGCAAGGCGCGCTTATCAGCCCGAAGGCCAAACACTACGCGGCAATCCTGGAGCCTGCCAAGCTAGGCGAGCTGTTGCATGCGATAGAGGATTATTCGGGCAGTCCGATTTGCAAGCTTGCATTGCAGATTGCCCCGCATGTCTTTGTCAGGCCGGGGATGCTCCGCCATGCCGATTGGAGCGAAATCGATCTGGGCGAAAAGGTCTGGCGAATCCCAGCGGGAAAAATGAAAGCACGAAAGCCGCATTCGGTGCCGCTATCGAATCAGGTGGTGGCGCTACTTGTCGAGCTTAGAGCGCTGACTGGACCGAAAGGGTTTGCGTTACCAGCCGTTCACACTTCGCTTCGCCCTATGAGCGAAAATACATTGAACGCCGCGTTTCGCCGCATGGGATTCACGAAAGAGGAAATCAGTGCGCACGGCCTGCGGTCCACAGCCTCCACCCTCCTTAATGAAAGCGGGCAGTGGAACCCCGATGCTATCGAAAGAGCGCTTGCACATGGTTTCAGTGACGCGGTGCGGGGTGCATATCATCGCGGCGAACACTGGCCAGAGCGGGTCAAAATGGCGCAATGGTGGAGCGACTACTTAGACCAAATTCGAAAAGGTGGTGCGGTTGTTTCGCTAGAGCTGGAACGCACAAAGGCTGCCGTCTAA
- a CDS encoding TonB-dependent receptor, with product MQLRHALIAGVALSAICSPAFAQDDTPAADGDPTLADDVIVVTAVAGGKNRLETSVSVSSIDSESIADLNPSSSADLIRQIPGIRSEASGGEGNANIAVRGIPVSTGGARYIQLQEDGLPVLEFGDIIFGNADNFVRADRNVGRVEAVRGGSASTFASNSPGGVVNFISKTGQQEGGAVAGTIELDHETYRLDFNYGGSVSDNSYFHVGGFYRTGEGVRDVGFNAKNGGQVKASFTQEFDGGFIRFHGKFLDDSTPTILPQPVAVAGSDSNPDYNAIANFDPRTDSLYSRYITTALTLDGGNNPTTYDIHDGLSVQSKAFGIEAEVDFAPGWTLTNRFRYSDNSGSFVSPFPASVGDAQSVADGIGGAGSTIVLASGPNAGQTVTNPSSLGGNGLLTNVVLFNVRLNDLGLIANDLRVSKDFDMGGGTATFTGGFYGSRQNVDTDWVWTSYVQTVEGDGNSVLVDVFDAGGNQITDGGVVGYGASFFGNCCRRNYDVKYDTYAPFASLALDFDRLTLDASIRYDFGSADGTITGSDSGFGNGVTAFDFDNDGNINPAEAQTSVLPLGNARPVNYDYNYFSFSIGANYLLTDDLSVFARYSQGGRHTADRSLFSPAVSTLDGSLPGGDDDGVIANVDQLEGGVKYQGNGLNIYATAFYAETSETNVEIAPLLLTDTQYEALGIELEGSYSVGPFSVSAGATWTDAEIKESLNAGVIGNTPRRQADFVFQGTAQYEDDFFTAGLNAIGTTESFTQDSNQLELPGYTQVNAFIAVRPLERLELAINANNLFDAFGYTEAEEGSIPGNGLVRARSIEGRSLTASVRIDF from the coding sequence ATGCAGCTTCGTCACGCCCTTATTGCAGGGGTTGCCCTGTCGGCCATTTGCAGCCCCGCTTTCGCCCAGGATGACACTCCTGCGGCTGATGGCGATCCTACCCTGGCCGATGATGTTATCGTCGTTACAGCGGTTGCCGGCGGTAAGAACCGCTTGGAAACTTCGGTCTCGGTCAGCTCGATTGATTCCGAGTCCATTGCAGATCTCAACCCTAGCTCGTCGGCCGATCTGATCCGCCAGATCCCGGGTATCCGTTCGGAAGCCTCAGGTGGTGAGGGCAATGCCAACATCGCAGTTCGCGGCATCCCCGTTTCGACCGGCGGTGCGCGCTATATCCAATTGCAGGAAGACGGTCTGCCGGTTCTCGAATTCGGCGACATCATCTTTGGCAATGCCGATAATTTTGTGCGAGCCGATCGCAATGTCGGCCGGGTCGAGGCGGTTCGCGGTGGTTCGGCATCGACCTTCGCATCCAACTCACCGGGCGGCGTCGTGAACTTTATCTCCAAGACCGGCCAGCAGGAAGGCGGCGCAGTTGCTGGGACTATCGAGCTGGACCATGAAACCTATCGCCTTGATTTCAACTATGGAGGCTCGGTCAGCGACAATAGCTATTTCCATGTTGGAGGCTTCTACCGCACCGGCGAAGGTGTTCGCGACGTGGGATTTAATGCCAAAAATGGTGGCCAGGTGAAGGCCAGCTTCACTCAGGAATTCGATGGCGGCTTCATTCGCTTCCACGGCAAGTTCCTGGACGACAGCACGCCGACGATCCTGCCACAACCGGTTGCTGTTGCTGGAAGCGACAGTAACCCCGACTACAACGCGATCGCCAATTTCGACCCGCGCACGGATTCTCTGTATAGCCGCTATATTACCACCGCGCTGACGCTCGACGGTGGCAACAATCCCACCACTTACGACATCCACGATGGCTTGTCGGTTCAAAGCAAGGCATTCGGCATCGAGGCCGAAGTTGATTTTGCTCCGGGCTGGACCCTGACCAACCGGTTCCGCTATTCCGACAATAGCGGAAGCTTCGTCTCCCCATTCCCCGCTAGCGTCGGTGATGCGCAGTCAGTAGCCGATGGTATCGGCGGAGCCGGTTCCACCATTGTGCTCGCCAGCGGTCCAAATGCTGGCCAGACGGTAACCAACCCATCGAGCTTGGGCGGAAACGGGCTGCTGACCAACGTTGTCTTGTTCAACGTCCGCCTCAACGATCTCGGTCTGATCGCCAACGATCTGCGCGTCTCGAAAGACTTCGATATGGGCGGGGGTACGGCGACATTCACTGGCGGCTTCTATGGTAGCCGCCAGAACGTCGATACCGATTGGGTCTGGACTTCTTATGTCCAGACCGTCGAAGGTGACGGCAATTCGGTTCTGGTCGATGTCTTCGATGCTGGTGGAAACCAGATCACCGATGGCGGTGTGGTCGGATACGGCGCCAGCTTTTTTGGCAATTGCTGCCGTCGCAATTATGATGTGAAGTATGACACTTACGCACCCTTCGCTTCGCTAGCGCTGGATTTCGATCGCCTGACGCTCGATGCCAGCATCCGCTACGATTTCGGTAGTGCGGACGGAACTATCACCGGTTCCGATAGCGGCTTCGGCAACGGTGTTACCGCCTTCGATTTCGACAATGACGGTAATATCAACCCTGCCGAGGCCCAGACCAGCGTTCTTCCGCTCGGCAATGCCCGGCCGGTCAATTACGATTACAACTACTTTTCGTTCTCGATCGGTGCGAATTACCTGCTGACGGACGATCTGTCGGTCTTCGCCCGGTACAGCCAAGGCGGCCGTCACACTGCCGACCGGAGCCTGTTCTCGCCAGCGGTCAGCACGCTCGACGGTAGCCTTCCGGGCGGTGACGATGATGGTGTGATCGCCAATGTCGACCAACTTGAAGGCGGTGTGAAATATCAGGGCAATGGCCTGAACATCTACGCCACCGCGTTCTACGCCGAAACGTCGGAAACGAATGTCGAGATCGCTCCTCTGCTGCTGACGGATACCCAGTATGAAGCGTTGGGTATCGAACTCGAAGGCAGCTATTCGGTGGGGCCTTTTTCGGTTTCGGCCGGGGCAACCTGGACCGATGCCGAAATAAAGGAATCGCTCAACGCTGGGGTGATCGGCAACACGCCGCGCCGCCAGGCAGATTTCGTTTTCCAAGGTACCGCTCAGTATGAAGATGATTTCTTCACCGCTGGTCTGAATGCGATCGGCACCACTGAGAGCTTCACGCAGGACAGCAATCAGCTCGAACTGCCCGGCTATACGCAGGTCAATGCCTTCATCGCGGTGCGCCCACTTGAACGGCTGGAACTGGCGATCAACGCCAACAACCTGTTCGATGCCTTTGGTTATACCGAGGCCGAAGAGGGGTCGATTCCGGGCAACGGCCTGGTTCGCGCCCGCTCCATCGAAGGGCGCAGCCTGACCGCATCGGTCCGTATCGACTTCTGA
- a CDS encoding GIY-YIG nuclease family protein, whose translation MRTGKGRSIELFFVSGDPDGIVTATIPFQWTGNVLVARRTQLDEALDREEVARPGAYLLLGEIDGKSSLYVGETDVIKDRIKSHAREKDWWDQTVLITSNGEPLNKAHVRYLENRLFEEARRIGKIAVDYGRSPSASQLSEAARAHMDDFMDNLLLVLPALGFDFYSEDATEPEQKVTHDLADGSFRFAFEIQREGIAARARLKGGRFVVEKGSLARKEWVGRGSESSTYGKLHGELIGQGVLLEHGSHRIFDKDYAFKSTSAAAAVVSGRPASGPQSWNLEGTTKSYSEWESERL comes from the coding sequence ATGCGTACTGGTAAAGGTCGATCGATCGAGCTGTTCTTCGTTAGCGGCGATCCAGACGGAATCGTTACGGCAACCATCCCCTTCCAGTGGACCGGAAACGTGCTTGTGGCGCGGCGGACGCAGCTTGACGAAGCACTGGACAGGGAAGAGGTCGCGCGTCCCGGCGCATATCTTCTTTTGGGTGAGATCGACGGAAAATCCAGCCTTTATGTTGGCGAAACTGATGTGATAAAAGACCGCATCAAATCGCACGCCCGCGAAAAAGACTGGTGGGATCAGACAGTCCTGATCACGTCCAATGGCGAACCGTTAAATAAGGCGCATGTACGTTACCTAGAGAACCGTCTCTTTGAAGAGGCGCGAAGAATAGGCAAAATTGCGGTCGATTATGGGCGGTCCCCCTCCGCCAGTCAGCTGAGTGAGGCGGCCCGTGCCCATATGGATGACTTCATGGATAATCTGCTGCTGGTTCTGCCAGCGCTTGGATTCGATTTCTACAGCGAGGATGCAACCGAGCCTGAGCAGAAAGTTACGCATGATCTCGCGGATGGCTCATTTAGGTTCGCTTTTGAAATTCAACGAGAAGGGATAGCAGCACGTGCGAGGCTGAAAGGTGGCCGCTTCGTAGTAGAAAAAGGCTCGCTCGCACGTAAGGAATGGGTGGGTAGGGGAAGTGAAAGCAGTACCTATGGTAAATTGCATGGCGAGCTTATCGGCCAAGGTGTTTTATTGGAACATGGATCTCATCGTATTTTCGATAAGGATTACGCCTTTAAAAGTACAAGTGCGGCGGCTGCGGTAGTGAGTGGGCGGCCAGCATCCGGGCCTCAGAGCTGGAATCTTGAAGGGACTACGAAGAGCTATTCTGAATGGGAATCTGAAAGACTATAA
- a CDS encoding glycoside hydrolase family 68 protein, with the protein MTSVWTAEQVGTIDLNRVDRVPIITEAKRGGLQDGRVYWDMWPIQNQDGRIANCRGRELWMALTAPDRGDPSLRHFEAKIRLLERLDGSWHDLGDVLPNEPVPYEREWAGSAVKQDNRVSLYFTAAGTAERGGGYQQKLFEAHAILSDDGLPTDWADPAPSIAGHSPLYDAADVHEGEAGKIKAFRDPAFFRDPADGCEYLIFTASLADAQTDFNGAAGIARREENGWALLPPIIHADGVNNELERAHVVFHEGRYYAFWVTQSSTFAPGLRDAPNGLYGMVSDSITGEYSPLNGSGLVLANPQDEPLQAYSWFVSRELLVSSFIDFWGLSDVPAHHDPEDMDRKFGGVPAPLLQLKIDGDCCELVQMETA; encoded by the coding sequence ATGACAAGTGTTTGGACTGCCGAGCAGGTCGGCACGATCGATCTCAACCGGGTCGACCGTGTTCCCATCATTACCGAGGCCAAGCGCGGCGGTCTTCAGGACGGCCGGGTTTATTGGGACATGTGGCCGATCCAGAATCAGGATGGGCGCATCGCGAACTGCCGCGGCCGCGAATTGTGGATGGCGCTCACAGCGCCCGATCGCGGCGACCCTTCGCTCCGACATTTTGAAGCGAAGATCCGCTTGTTGGAGCGCCTCGACGGATCATGGCATGATCTCGGAGATGTCTTGCCAAACGAGCCGGTCCCGTACGAACGGGAATGGGCGGGATCTGCCGTGAAGCAAGACAACCGGGTAAGCCTGTACTTCACCGCTGCAGGTACAGCAGAGCGTGGCGGAGGTTATCAGCAAAAACTGTTCGAGGCGCACGCCATTCTCAGCGACGATGGGTTGCCGACTGATTGGGCCGATCCAGCCCCCTCGATCGCGGGACATTCACCGCTCTATGACGCAGCCGACGTACATGAAGGCGAGGCGGGCAAGATAAAGGCGTTTCGCGATCCCGCTTTCTTCCGCGATCCTGCGGATGGCTGTGAATATCTCATCTTCACAGCCTCGCTGGCCGATGCGCAAACCGATTTCAACGGTGCCGCGGGCATAGCCCGGCGCGAGGAGAATGGCTGGGCTCTCCTGCCGCCCATCATTCATGCCGACGGCGTTAATAACGAACTCGAACGCGCTCACGTCGTTTTCCATGAAGGGCGATATTACGCTTTTTGGGTAACCCAGAGCAGCACCTTCGCCCCGGGTTTACGCGATGCGCCGAACGGTCTTTATGGTATGGTATCGGACAGTATCACGGGCGAATACAGTCCGCTGAACGGATCCGGCTTGGTACTTGCCAACCCGCAGGATGAGCCGTTGCAGGCATATAGCTGGTTTGTCTCACGCGAATTACTCGTATCGAGCTTTATTGATTTCTGGGGACTTAGTGACGTGCCTGCGCATCACGACCCAGAAGACATGGATCGGAAATTCGGCGGAGTTCCGGCACCGTTGCTACAGCTAAAAATTGACGGGGATTGCTGCGAACTGGTGCAAATGGAGACCGCTTGA